In Silene latifolia isolate original U9 population chromosome X, ASM4854445v1, whole genome shotgun sequence, the following proteins share a genomic window:
- the LOC141619413 gene encoding uncharacterized protein LOC141619413 has protein sequence MVASELKNDIQQATSFVEGSLPFRYLGVPIQAGRLTKLECNALVERMVNRIRSIGAKKLSYAGRVVLINSVLNTLYSYWAGMFIIPKGVIRRIEGICRNYLWDGSSDYHRVPLVAWDKVTLPKDEGGLVIKKAELYNIAAVAKLVDWVYNKADKLWIKRISQVYLKQQDWHTYTPAAGVAWSWKSICKVKEMMKSGYQNGHWAANLKGYSIREGYAWLTNKHPKKDWVQLVWNDWNLPKHALISWLVMNQGLNIKAKLFQFGCCPDNRCCILDAYTSSGRSAGARLKLHTHYLLWSACFYHIWNQRNNSRVNMILTRPASLAMQIREDAMRRIRSKIGRTVVNDERTWLQKWGIVV, from the exons ATGGTTGCATCAGAGCTGAAGAATGACATTCAACAAGCAACAAGTTTTGTGGAAGGTTCCCTACCTTTCAGGTACCTGGGTGTCCCTATACAGGCTGGCAGGTTGACCAAATTAGAATGCAATGCCCTGGTGGAGAGAATGGTTAACAGGATCAGAAGTATTGGAGCCAAAAAGCTGTCTTATGCAGGCAGGGTAGTCCTTATAAACTCTGTGCTTAATACATTATACTCCTATTGGGCAGGGATGTTCATTATTCCAAAAGGGGTAATCAGAAGAATTGAAGGCATTTGTAGGAACTATTTATGGGATGGTAGCTCTGATTACCATAGAGTTCCTTTAGTTGCTTGGGACAAGGTCACCTTACCTAAAGATGAAGGTGGTTTAGTCATAAAGAAAGCAGAACTATACAACATTGCAGCTGTGGCTAAACTGGTTGATTGGGTCTACAACAAAGCTGATAAGCTCTGGATCAAACGGATAAGTCAGGTATACCTCAAACAGCAGGACTGGCACACCTACACTCCTGCAGCTGGTGTTGCTTGGTCCTGGAAAAGTATTTGCAAAGTAAAGGAAATGATGAAGTCTGGTTATCAGAATGGCCACTGGGCAGCTAACCTGAAGGGGTATTCTATCAGAGAAGGATATGCGTGGCTTACAaataaacatcctaagaaagatTGGGTTCAACTGGTCTGGAATGATTGGAATTTACCAAAGCATGCTTTGATTTCATGGCTTGTGATGAACCAGGGTCTTAACATCAAGGCTAAATTATTTCAGTTTGGTTGCTGTCCTGACAACAGATGTTGCATCT TGGATGCTTATACAAGCAGTGGTAGGAGTGCAGGGGCAAGACTGAAGTTGCATACTCATTATCTTCTCTGGTCTGCCTGCTTCTATCATATATGGAATCAGAGAAACAACTCGAGGGTGAACATGATCCTTACTAGGCCTGCGTCTCTGGCTATGCAAATCAGAGAGGATGCCATGAGAAGGATCAGGTCAAAAATTGGAAGAACTGTAGTGAATGATGAGAGGACTTGGCTCCAGAAATGGGGCATTGTAGTCTAG